A window from Acinonyx jubatus isolate Ajub_Pintada_27869175 chromosome E1, VMU_Ajub_asm_v1.0, whole genome shotgun sequence encodes these proteins:
- the ZNF287 gene encoding zinc finger protein 287, giving the protein MFSPCKRMTSSSRSQILLMWKPDKVQSGPHNVEKETHALRLLRDTETCRQNFRNFPYPDIAGPRKALNQLRELCLKWLRPEIRSKEQILELLVLEQFLTILPGEVRTWVKSQYPESSEEVVTLVEDLTQILEEEAAPQHSALPQETPEEDPKGRPALQAGWLNDLVTKESMTFKDVAVDITQEDWEIMRPVQKELYKTVTLQNYWNMVSLGLTVYRPTVIPMLEEPWMVIKEILEGPSPEWKTEAQECTPVTDTSKFTKTGTQTIKLEEPYDYDDRLERQAADTFRKIPTSGRNSPLKSVLSQEDDPMEECLSKYDIYRNSFEKHSNLIIQFGTQSDNKTMYDEGRATFNHVSYGIVHRKIYPGEKPYKCNVCGKKFRKNPSFVKHQSTHAKEKSHECEECGKEFRHISSLIAHQRMHTGEKPYECHQCGKAFSQRAHLTIHQRIHTGEKPYKCDDCGKDFSQRAHLTIHQRTHTGEKPYKCLECGKTFSHSSSLINHQRVHTGEKPYICNECGKTFSQSTHLLQHQKIHTGKKPYKCNECWKVFSQSTYLIRHQRIHSGEKCYKCNECGKAFAHSSTLIQHQTTHTGEKSYICKICGKAFSQSANLTQHHRTHTGEKPYKCSVCGKAFSQSVHLTQHQRIHNGEKPFKCNICGKAYRQGANLTQHQRIHTGEKPYKCNECGKAFIYSSSLNQHQRTHTGERPYKCNECDKDFSQRTCLIQHQRIHTGEKPYACRICGKTFTQSTNLIQHQRVHTGARHHN; this is encoded by the exons ATGTTCTCCCCGTGCAAGAGGATGACCAGTTCTTCACGCTCCCAAATCCTTCTAATGTGGAAGCCAGACAAGGTTCAGAGTGGACCCCACAATGTGGAGAAGGAAACGCATGCTTTGAGACTCTTGCGTGACACTGAGACCTGTCGACAGAATTTTCGAAATTTCCCATATCCAGACATAGCTGGTCCTCGAAAGGCATTGAATCAACTCCGAGAGCTCTGCCTTAAATGGTTAAGACCTGAGATTCGCTCCAAGGAACAAATCTTGGAGCTGCTGGTGCTAGAGCAGTTCCTGACCATCCTGCCTGGGGAGGTTAGGACGTGGGTGAAGTCCCAGTACCCAGAGAGCAGTGAGGAAGTGGTGACTCTGGTGGAGGATTTGACTCAGATTCTAGAAGAGGAAG CTGCTCCTCAGcattctgcccttccccaagAGACCCCAGAGGAAGACCCCAAAGGAAGACCTGCTTTGCAGGCAGGATGGTTAAATGACTTGGTGACCAAA GAATCAATGACATTCAAAGATGTGGCTGTGGATATCACCCAGGAGGACTGGGAGATCATGCGTCCTGTACAGAAGGAATTGTACAAGACTGTGACATTACAGAACTACTGGAACATGGTTTCTCTGG GACTGACCGTGTACCGACCAACTGTGATTCCCATGTTGGAAGAACCATGGATGGTGATAAAAGAAATCTTAGAAGGCCCTAGTCCAG AATGGAAAACAGAAGCCCAAGAGTGTACTCCAGTTACAGATACTTCTAAGTTCACAAAGACTGGTACTCAGACCATCAAGTTGGAGGAACCATATGACTACGATGACAGATTAGAGAGGCAAGCAGCAGATACCTTCAGGAAAATTCCCACCAGCGGAAGAAACTCCCCTTTGAAGTCCGTCCTCTCACAAGAAGATGACCCTATGGAGGAGTGTCTTagtaaatatgatatatatagaaATAGTTTTGAAAAGCATTCAAACCTAATTATTCAGTTTGGTACCCAATCAGATAATAAAACTATGTATGATGAAGGCAGGGCAACCTTCAATCATGTCTCATATGGTATTGTACATAGAAAGATATACCCTGGAGAGAAGCCTTATAAGTGTAACGTGTGTGGGAAAAAGTTTAGGAAGAACCCGTCCTTCGTGAAACACCAAAGTACCCATGCCAAAGAAAAATCTCATGAATGTGAAGAATGTGGGAAAGAGTTTAGGCATATCTCATCCCTTATTGCACATCAGAGAATGCATACTGGAGAAAAACCATATGAATGCCACCAGTGTGGTAAAGCCTTCAGCCAGCGTGCACACCTTACCatacatcagagaattcatactggagagaaaccctataagTGTGATGACTGCGGAAAAGACTTCAGTCAGCGTGCACACCTGACTATACATCAAAGGAcacatactggagagaaaccatataAATGCTTGGAATGTGGTAAAACCTTCAGCCACAGTTCATCACTGATTAATCATCAGCGAGTTCACACCGGTGAAAAACCTTATATATGCAACGAGTGTGGGAAAACTTTCAGTCAGAGTACACACCTTCTTCAGCATCAAAAAATACATACCGGAAAGAAACCGTATAAATGCAATGAGTGTTGGAAAGTGTTTAGTCAGAGTACTTACCTTATTCGACATCAGAGAATTCATTCCGGGGAGAAGTgttataaatgtaatgaatgtggaaaagcctttgcTCATTCCTCAACTCTCATTCAACATCAGACtactcacactggagagaaatcCTATATATGTAAGATATGCGGAAAAGCCTTCAGCCAGAGTGCAAACCTCACTCAACACCATAGAACACATACTGGGGAGAAACCATATAAATGCAGCGTGTGTGGAAAAGCATTCAGCCAGAGCGTACATCTTACTCAGCATCAAAGAATTCATAATGGAGAAAAACCCTTCAAATGCAATATATGTGGGAAAGCATATAGACAGGGTGCCAATCTCACTCAACATCAGAggattcatactggagagaagccgtataaatgtaatgaatgtgggaaagcttttatttattcctcGTCACTTAATCAACATCAGAGAACTCATACTGGAGAACGGCCCTATAAGTGTAATGAATGTGATAAAGATTTTAGCCAGCGAACATGCCTTATTCAACACCAGAgaattcacacaggagagaagcccTATGCATGCCGTATATGTGGTAAAACCTTCACCCAGAGTACGAACCTCATTCAGCATCAGCGTGTTCATACTGGTGCCAGACATCATAATTAA